ATAAAATACAAAGACAGCAAGCCAGTTTTGAAAAAAGTAAATGATGGGGCCTTGTAAGTTGTAATTGCTCCAATAAATTCGTCAAAGATCTTCCTACTAGATTTTCACATAACTCTCTGAGTTTGCTTGCATCATCATTTCCTatctctgtctctcttctctcacaaAAGTACACTGCTAAAAacagtgttttttatttttatttttatcttttatattttttttgttctcactttttaacattttcattgCCTCAAACACTTTAATTGCTAGATAGAAAGTTTGAGACTTGCTTTTACTcctttctctctcacatttgCTTATTTGAGTTATTTTCTTTGTCTTAAAATTGGTAAAAAGGAAAGGACTTTTTATCTGAAAAATGGTGCTGAGAAGACCTGGCATGAACAGGAGTTTGAACAGAGAGAATCCAGATATTTTGATTATGATGATTGCAGAGCAGCAGATAATGAGAGGTGGTGGTGAGGAcaaaggagaaaagagagagaaggaagggATGGGCCCTCTAAAGCCTGTAACACAAATGAGTGACACTGCACCAAAGAGTAATGTGTTTACTCTCGCTTCTTTCACTTTTGTGTggctcttctttctctctctatctgaaTTGTAAGGGTCCATTTTTATTCATCCCAGCATAGCTCTTCGCAAAAGTACCTTTATTTTGGCTTTGTGTTTGTGGCACACTCTTTTAGTTTCTTCCTCTTAATGGGTTCTCTGAGACTGATTTGCTTTATTTTCTAGACCCAGTTTGCGTTTTAAGCTTTAAATGTAGTGGgtgtgaaagaaagagagaaagttcTTGACTTGATGGGGTCTGAGTCTCAGAGCCTTTTGGTACCTTGGGGTTTGGGTTCTTGAAGGAAATCCCCACTTTTCTGTTCATGCAAACAAATTAGCTCACTTTTTCCTATTGGCTCCTTTTATTTCTTGAGGTTTGAGAAGGTGGGAATATTGCTGGGTCCtggttagtttatttttattatattataaatttctctttgttctttttgtgAAAAGAAGAAACGAGTCTTTTACTACTGCTTTCTGGCTTTTGATTACTCTTttgtgaagaaagagaaagcaaTGATGCCTTTGTGAACTTCGCAATGTAGTGGCTTGTTTTGGTTTCTGCAAGCAAACCTACATATAGTGGCAACTAGTTTTGGATGGAAAACTTTATCTTTGAGCTTTGGAAGAATTCTGAGGTCTAATTTGGAGAAACCCTATAAACCTGCATGAATATTACTGACTCCATTGTTTTGCTTTCTATGAAGGTTTGGTGGGGAAAGCTGTATTTTTTGTGGTTGTTTTCTTAGTGTGTGATACTTCCTCCGCATATGAATGGAAGGTCGGTTATTCTCACATGCTTCATTTTGCTTAATTTTGTATTCTTCAATCATTTATGTTATGTATTCACTGtctcttttttttagattatGTATTCACTGTCATTATATAACTGCAATAATGTTGAATTTGAAGCTGTTAAGTTTTTCTATTCCCAACTTCTGCAGCTTTGGTATAATGTTAATAATGCAGACTTTAGAATTCATTTATTCGATTGCTTTTCCTGGTACTATTTTGTTGTGCAACCATAGTGTAGTCTTAAATCTAAATTAGAAAgttcctcccaaaaaaaaaaaaaaaaaaatctaaattagtATTGCTTCTAGCATACGTAATACATTGTACCTACCTTTTTACTTTACAGTGTGTCCCAGGATTTTGATAGTTCAAAGAGCCATTCTAAGAAAATTGGATTGACGAGAACGCCTTTCAAAGATTAATCTTAATTCACGAAGAGCTCAAAATAAACATTTGATTATCCCCCCTTTCCTTATCAGGCCATTAGCTTTTAAGGGAAAGGGTGTAGAAACAACCTTCTGTTTATAATCATGTCCttgtttttatatgtaaatttaGTTTCCAAAACAAATTAAGATTAcacttattttcaaaaaaccaAGGACACAAGCAGCAGTTCTGGCTGCAGATATAGAAACCTAGAGGCATGACAAGTAGCCTTACAAATTATTACAATGCAAACACTTGCCAAAGCTACCCAATCACCAATCAGAAAATACAAGGATTTAGTATATCAATtatcattaaattttaattccATTTATCCCTTTTCTGACACATAACGTGGGCTAATAATTAGTTTACATCTTGTTTAAGTATCTTCCATTACTCCAGTGATGCTATGGTATGTAAGCATTGTCACTTGTTTgcatttaaactttaaagttatATGCAGCTGTTTATGGATATGGTTCTATATTTCATTTGTAGTTCCTTTGTTTATGTATGGTCTTGATAGATCTCATCATAAAATAATCTAcacctgtgtgtgtgtgtgtgtgtagtagtagtagtagcagTAGTAGAATAATGTCGATACCTTACATGTTGTCTGTTAGAATGTTTGTATTATTTAGTACCTTGTTGGTTGCTAAGAAGACCCATTGGTTTTGAGATGGTGTCTTTTAGTCATTTCCTCTATCTTAATAGCAACCACATAAGCATTACTTTCTCGAAATAGTTGTGTTACATGGGTTATCAAGGACTTTATATTTACCATTTCATTTTTGGACTTTTCCAGGTTAGTATTACTTGATGGCAAACCATGAAATCTGGAGGAGGGTGAGCAGTGGTATGCCTTGATCTTCCCTGACTTTTTGAGAGGGTTACCCTGGAGATTGTGAGTGctgtcttgaaataaagctgGCCTAACATAAAATTGAAGCACAAGAACCCAATTAAAGCAGCCCTTAGTAGCTATTTATGTATGTCATGTGATTTTTGGTGTTCCACTATATGATGGATAATGATTTGTTTAGAGTTCCAATAGATATGAGCGGCCAAAGTGCTGTTTACATAGGTGGGTTTCAACAACATACAACACCTAATTCACTTGTGCAGTCTGACTCCTTTGACCTTAACCGTGAAAACCATATTATGTCTGGATTTCCAGTGCTTTCAGAATTGCAAGGAGAAACTATCAATGGTCTCCATCCTACTCTTCGCACCACAAATGGTGTGGGGATTGTTGATTCGAATGAATTGGTTTCATTGCTAGGACGAAATGTAGTGAGAGATTCCTCACTTTCTAGTTCACGGCTCACTAGTAACACTGAATTTCAAGAGCAATTAGCTGGAGGAAATTCTATTTCTGCTGCTTCACTAGCTACCTTTCTGTCTGCAAGAACTGGTCTTCAAGATAATCTTAACAGTTTAGCAATATCAACACCTGCAATCTGTCCATTGGAATTTCTAGGAACTTATGCTTCAAATGGCTGCTCAAATGGTTTAAATTCTTCTTTCACAACTTCTGTGAACTGTGGATATGATGAAGTACTTGGTAATACAAATACCAAGTATTCTGCTGCACTAGAACTTGGTGGGAAATTCCCAGTAAGGGCAGAGCTTCAGCCATATTCATCCACTGGAAATCCAGGTGCAAATGGATGTCTGTCATCAAGTAGTGGAAATCTGACTGCAAATCGCCCTTACAGTTCCGCTAATTTTAATAACGAGCTCTCTCTAACTCTTGCTACTTCTGAGCGTACTGTTCTAAGTGGGATAAATATCCCAGATCGGTGTTCAGAAATGGGTTTTTCTGGTGTGACTCGCCATTGCTTGAATGAAAAAAGATTAAGCTCTGAACAAACTTCCTGCAACAGTAAGGAGCTTTCTGTAAGTTTTGGTTCTTACAAACCAACTCAATTCTCACAAGTAATATTAGGATCAAGATATCTTCGTGTAATTCAGGAAATACTAGTTCAAATTGCAAACTATTCACTAGAAAATCTAGACCATATGAGTTATTCAAATGGCCGGAATGGTGCTTCTTCAAATATGCCATTCTCTTCAAATTGCTCTGCTGAAAGATGGATGTCATCAATGGTTCCTGATGTGGATGGAGGATTTGAACCTGAAATGGAGTCCACATTGCGAAGGCGTGCAATTGAAGCCAAAAAGACCCAACTGCTGAGTCTGCTACAAGTGGTATGTCAGCTTAGTTTATGTTCCAAATTAGTTCTTCAGTTACCTGATTGGGTGTTGGTGTTAATTATTGTAGGACAAGATTTGTTAGTAACCACATTTTATTGTAGAGAAATGCTGAAATTATTGAAGtggattgaaaaaaaatgtatttttcaaaattttataacttcAATTTGATATTTAAGCTTTGGTTCCTAATTGTTGCAATTGGGtgacatttttcttttgatatcTATTAGCACTAATAGGCATGAATATCATACTTTTTTGGACACAGGTTGATGAGCGATACAACCAATGCATGGATGAGGTCCATACTGTGATATCTGCATTCCATGCTGCTACCGAGTTGGACCCTCAGATACATGCTCGTTTTGCCATTCAAACAATCTCTTTCTTGTATAAAAACTTGAGAGAGAGGATTAGCAACCATATCCTTGCAATGGGAGCACACTTTAGCAGCCCATgcacaaaagaaaaggaaagatcttttgaaacttctttcATCCAAAAGCAATGGGCTCTCCAGCAGCTAAAAAGCAAAGATCATCAATTATGGAGACCCCAACGAGGCCTGCCAGAAAGATCTGTCTCAGTTTTACGGGCTTGGATGTTTCAGAACTTTCTTCATCCGTAAGCTCCCTGACTGTTGAATATCTTATAAATTTGTGCATTGAGATCATAGATAGCATTGTTATTCAGCTCAATTATATAGAGACATATTTAGTGAGTCACTTTTGTAAATAGAGATGCAAAAACCTCTTACACATTATGATGAATGCCAGGTATCCTAAAGATGCAGAGAAGCATTTACTTGCAGTGAAGAGTGGATTGACTAGAAGCCAGGTACTTCCTGCTTCCATTATAGTGGACTAACTGAAGCATATAGCAAGCTCTGCAGTGCTATTAATGAAAATTGCATTTTTGAGAAAGCACACTACACAAATTACTCAATTACAAActgaatgtttttgtttttttttttttgttttttttggcattttaggTCCTCAACCATTAACCTCTGTTTTCAAATCATCCttatctttttgaatttttcactttaatCCTTTACgctttcaaaattgtttcaCAAAGATTCTTATCGTCTTCTGATAGATAGAAAATATTGACATGGCAAATGGAATTTATGTCCTGCCAGAGGTTCCATATCATCCATGTGACGTTGATTTCATGAAACTTTATTTGCTATGTCAACATTTCCGTTAATAAGATGTAAGGAtctttttgaaacatt
This DNA window, taken from Quercus robur chromosome 2, dhQueRobu3.1, whole genome shotgun sequence, encodes the following:
- the LOC126708535 gene encoding homeobox protein ATH1, yielding MMDNDLFRVPIDMSGQSAVYIGGFQQHTTPNSLVQSDSFDLNRENHIMSGFPVLSELQGETINGLHPTLRTTNGVGIVDSNELVSLLGRNVVRDSSLSSSRLTSNTEFQEQLAGGNSISAASLATFLSARTGLQDNLNSLAISTPAICPLEFLGTYASNGCSNGLNSSFTTSVNCGYDEVLGNTNTKYSAALELGGKFPVRAELQPYSSTGNPGANGCLSSSSGNLTANRPYSSANFNNELSLTLATSERTVLSGINIPDRCSEMGFSGVTRHCLNEKRLSSEQTSCNSKELSVSFGSYKPTQFSQVILGSRYLRVIQEILVQIANYSLENLDHMSYSNGRNGASSNMPFSSNCSAERWMSSMVPDVDGGFEPEMESTLRRRAIEAKKTQLLSLLQVVDERYNQCMDEVHTVISAFHAATELDPQIHARFAIQTISFLYKNLRERISNHILAMGAHFSSPCTKEKERSFETSFIQKQWALQQLKSKDHQLWRPQRGLPERSVSVLRAWMFQNFLHPYPKDAEKHLLAVKSGLTRSQVSNWFINARVRLWKPMIEEMYAEMNRRKAHRDDEASQSDQRSHISINNPRLNVT